A genomic stretch from Candidatus Cloacimonadota bacterium includes:
- a CDS encoding formate--tetrahydrofolate ligase gives MPTDQEISRQIKLEPIDSIAAGIGLKPEDLEHYGEYKAKVRYSALERIKDNPPGKLILVSAITPTPAGEGKTTVSIGLSQALNLSGKKSIVAIREPSLGPVFGIKGGAAGGGWSQVLPMEDINLHFTGDFHAITTANNTLAALVDNYIYHDNELNLDPRRITWKRVLDVNDRMLRKIVIGLGGSKQGFPREDGFDITPASEIMAILCLANNMEELKERIGNITVGFSHSGEPVHVKQLGYEGAIAALLKDALQPNLVQTTENTPAFVHGGPFANIAQGANSIIATKAALRLSEYVVTEAGFGFDLGAEKFFDLVCRYGQFCTDAVVLVATIRALKLHGGKKLKDINEPDPKAVEAGLENLAKHLENINKFGMKSIVAINRFPSDTEEEIKLVLDFVASQGFESSVTNFHAEGGKGGLELAQQVIGMVDKAICRYHSLYDWASPVEDKIFTVASQIYGAQKVDYTADAKADLKKINKYGYDKLPICIAKTQKSLSDNPELIGRPKDFLVTVREIVIASGAGFLVPITGEIMRMPGLPKHPSAETIDVEGDGDISGLF, from the coding sequence ATGCCTACGGACCAAGAAATTTCGCGTCAGATAAAGTTGGAACCCATCGACTCCATCGCGGCCGGGATCGGCCTGAAACCTGAGGACCTGGAACATTACGGAGAGTACAAGGCCAAGGTCCGCTATTCAGCTTTGGAGAGGATCAAAGACAATCCCCCCGGGAAACTGATCCTGGTTTCGGCCATCACCCCCACCCCCGCCGGAGAGGGAAAAACCACCGTCTCCATCGGACTCTCCCAGGCGCTGAACCTTAGCGGCAAAAAATCGATCGTGGCCATCCGTGAACCTTCGTTGGGCCCGGTTTTCGGCATCAAAGGCGGCGCGGCCGGCGGCGGCTGGAGCCAGGTGCTGCCCATGGAGGACATCAATCTGCACTTCACTGGCGATTTTCACGCCATCACCACCGCCAACAACACCTTGGCCGCACTGGTGGACAACTATATCTACCACGACAACGAGCTGAACCTCGATCCCCGCCGCATCACCTGGAAACGGGTGCTGGACGTGAACGACCGCATGCTGCGCAAGATCGTGATTGGACTGGGCGGCAGCAAACAGGGCTTTCCGCGCGAAGACGGTTTTGACATCACGCCCGCCAGCGAGATCATGGCCATCCTTTGCCTGGCCAACAACATGGAGGAGCTGAAGGAAAGGATCGGCAACATCACCGTGGGCTTCAGCCATTCCGGCGAACCGGTGCACGTGAAACAGCTTGGTTACGAAGGCGCGATCGCCGCCCTGCTGAAAGACGCGCTGCAGCCAAACCTGGTTCAGACCACGGAAAACACACCGGCTTTCGTGCACGGCGGGCCTTTTGCCAACATTGCCCAGGGCGCCAACTCCATCATCGCCACCAAAGCCGCGCTGCGCCTTTCGGAATACGTGGTCACGGAAGCGGGCTTCGGCTTTGACCTGGGCGCGGAAAAGTTTTTTGACCTGGTGTGCCGCTACGGCCAGTTTTGCACGGACGCCGTGGTGCTGGTGGCCACGATCCGGGCGCTCAAGCTGCACGGCGGCAAGAAATTGAAGGACATCAACGAACCCGATCCCAAAGCGGTGGAGGCCGGACTGGAAAACCTGGCCAAGCATCTGGAAAACATCAACAAATTCGGCATGAAGTCGATCGTGGCCATCAACCGCTTTCCCAGCGACACGGAAGAAGAGATCAAGCTGGTGCTCGACTTTGTGGCCTCCCAGGGTTTTGAGTCCTCCGTCACGAATTTCCACGCCGAGGGCGGGAAAGGCGGCTTGGAACTGGCGCAGCAGGTGATCGGCATGGTGGACAAGGCCATTTGCCGCTACCACAGCCTCTACGACTGGGCCAGCCCGGTGGAGGACAAGATCTTCACCGTGGCCAGCCAGATCTATGGGGCACAGAAAGTTGACTACACAGCCGACGCCAAGGCCGACCTGAAAAAGATCAACAAATACGGCTACGACAAACTGCCCATCTGCATAGCTAAAACCCAGAAATCGCTCTCCGACAACCCCGAATTGATCGGCCGGCCCAAGGATTTTCTGGTGACGGTGCGCGAGATCGTGATCGCCAGTGGCGCGGGCTTCCTGGTGCCGATCACCGGCGAGATCATGCGCATGCCCGGACTGCCGAAACATCCCTCCGCCGAAACCATTGACGTGGAAGGGGATGGAGACATCAGCGGGCTGTTCTGA